A single genomic interval of Ischnura elegans chromosome 3, ioIscEleg1.1, whole genome shotgun sequence harbors:
- the LOC124156044 gene encoding peptidyl-prolyl cis-trans isomerase Fkbp12, which produces MGVEVESISPGDGQTYPKYGQTVVVHYTGTLTNGTKFDSSRDRSVPFKFRIGKGEVIKGWDEGVAQLCVGQRARLTCSPDYGYGARGHPGIIPPNATLIFDVELLKVEP; this is translated from the exons ATGGGTGTTGAAGTGGAAAGCATTTCTCCCGGCGATG GGCAAACTTATCCAAAGTATGGGCAGACCGTAGTAGTCCATTATACGG GTACTCTGACGAATGGAACAAAATTTGATTCGTCACGAGACAGAAGTGTGCCATTTAAGTTCCGCATTGGGAAAGGAGAAGTCATCAAAGGCTGGGACGAGGGAGTTGCCCag CTCTGTGTTGGTCAGCGCGCACGTCTTACGTGCTCCCCTGATTACGGCTATGGAGCAAGAGGGCACCCTGGAAT TATTCCACCAAATGCTACTCTCATCTTCGATGTGGAGCTGCTGAAGGTGGAGCCATGA
- the LOC124156045 gene encoding vitellogenin receptor-like — MKPRGNLGSPMGQNTPRLRSNLWWLSHGACNLAFIVVLFLAACSGSEDSCEGPDWFRCHNGICLSHHYLCDQENNCGDWSDEQSCSEFQYTPPPAKCGKSEWLCLDNICIPESWVCDGKTDCLDGSDETLGCSTKIDCDGFRCKNKQCIPSEWQCDGAKDCTDGSDEENCRVDVKAKDCTTANGFFLCNDTVSCIPLKSMCDGKNDCSDGSDEGGNCGSNLCDKFGCSHSCVMEPTGPQCICPKGYRLDGKVCKDIDECKKYGRCSQKCTNTPGSYICSCERGYTLDKNNSSCKAEGLDAVLIFTTRREIKGLYLDTKMYFPIQRKLTQCIGVAYDGDRVYWTNIDHGEETIMRSKIDGSEIEPVVTSGLSLPEELTVDWLAGNLYFTDAEAHHIGVCTLNGDICTVLVNADVDSPRGITLIPQQGYVFWTDWGQKPMIARAGMDGSDPVAFVDRDLQWPNGLALDYPAERLYWVDAKLMIIESIKLDGTDRRIILKGILKHPYSIDVFEDSIYWSDWEGRGLQSCNKFTGKDRKGLLAEDRRLIFAVHIYHQALHPPTHNPCRLAQCSHLCLLAPNGGYTCACPLEKTLTDDKHHCKDMSNIPSIVLVSNGHSLKKIKYKMLGRLEETEVPLQIIRNVDSMAYSPHMGSVIVCDNFLKLMVKVNLKTLSMSTLISGQLGKVEGMDFDYLGNNLYWCDSERKMVEVLSMTNHERGVVLKDLAGERPMDIAVVPEEGVMFVSLLGVDGKAYIDRFTMTGKGRIHVVHESLGDEGLPLTYDRDLHRVYWADPAAHRIESTSVDGLDRHAWKISLSHPPVDLTSLGSKIFFTSSHSVHLSWSDKYHSTMKTEKYNLGGNELPVRKLVAVTPHLDTDHPCLNRNGGCSHLCLLELKKMECFCPVGMVLAKDNKTCVAPTRCRSDEFLCKEDKKCIPEQWRCDGKFDCEDGQDETKCRRTCSSSEFTCENGECVPETAHCDHHFDCDDNSDEHNCYKELCDEETQFQCLSGECISSRWKCDSVKDCIDGSDEEVCERVTCSPERDFQCSSGTCIPSSWECDGEIDCADGSDEHDLCRRKTTCNTKEFTCSNGFCIDKRLVCDGHDNCGDSSDETCETVTEAHTEPPECFDGFFFCSPTSDICLPNSAKCNGTAECPDYEDEEDCGCRNGEFECDNGRCVPKDWVCDRVDDCDDGSDEEHCTNQPASGPRNRGKATESMESTTAEPCTEFLCSSGECLPYTMVCNSVSNCADGSDEGGRCESSCNINNPCSSVCQKTPSGPACSCLDGFKLTGDGKTCVDINECEFDDGHGPCSQFCSNTDGSFRCGCIDGFQLRSDRVSCKAEGSPLEYIYVTGGEIRRATHDLSYTDILALQQDTPISGLDLNIQQKQIYWISGDTLSRLNVTDGKRNDIKGLNHPTKLAVDWITGNVYLVEKNRNTMIKVCNMDENKCITLKEFIAPYTITSMIVEPNYRLLIWSQSSNWILGSADSEIWRMSLDGSKVGRDQALVSGNLNLVSGMAVDHVLQRLYWVDQKLQTLSCIDLDGANRKLLLRKKVHHPIGLSLFEDHIFWSTAGSGKITKCRRFPPMLCDTIDMKAVDIQHFALLQQSRQPKRKNQCSGHLCDGICTIAQKGPRCLCEGGNTTAIGRLCSGGLAKGYSGLPGSIDDLGSRSESSGTPVAGIVIALIILTIVLGGVYYHYKRRNGSGVFDVRLHFQNNAFGLPATDGTFVKAETLVPGKHYYDNPSFKADGDQTPDCNVDVTSEMEPSKIFRRPPLVRKKAAPSAPPNSSTYESYEDESEEEPIQSDSHKTKLIRP; from the exons ATGAAGCCGAG AGGCAATCTCGGAAGTCCAATGGGCCAAAACACCCCTCGATTGCGGAGCAACCTGTGGTGGCTAAGCCATGGAGCCTGTAACTTAGCATTCATCGTGGTCCTTTTCTTAGCGGCATGCTCCGGAAGTGAAGACT CTTGTGAAGGACCTGATTGGTTCAGATGCCACAATGGGATTTGTTTAAGCCATCACTACTTGTGTGATCAAGAAAACAACTGTGGTGATTGGTCTGATGAGCAGTCCTGTTCAGAGTTCCAA TACACACCACCTCCAGCTAAGTGTGGTAAATCAGAGTGGCTGTGTTTGGATAATATCTGCATTCCAGAATCTTGGGTTTGTGATGGAAAGACAGACTGCTTGGATGGAAGTGATGAAACATTAGGCTGTTCAACAAAG ATTGACTGTGATGGATTCAGATGCAAAAACAAGCAATGTATCCCCTCAGAATGGCAGTGTGATGGTGCCAAAGACTGCACTGATGGAAGTGATGAGGAGAATTGTC GTGTTGATGTGAAGGCAAAGGATTGTACTACTGCAAATGGATTCTTCCTATGTAATGACACTGTCTCTTGCATTCCACTGAAATCAATGTGCGATGGCAAAAATGACTGCAGTGATGGGTCAGATGAAGGTGGCAATTGTG GGTCCAATCTCTGTGATAAGTTTGGATGCAGTCATTCATGTGTGATGGAGCCAACAGGTCCACAATGTATCTGTCCGAAAGGATATAGGCTTGATGGGAAAGTGTGCAAAG ATATTGACGAGTGTAAGAAATATGGAAGATGCAGCCAGAAGTGTACCAACACCCCTGGAAGTTACATTTGTTCCTGTGAAAGGGGCTACACATTGGATAAAAACAATTCATCATGTAAAGCAGAGG GCCTTGATGCAGTACTTATATTCACAACTCGGCGTGAAATCAAAGGGCTCTACCTAGATACGAAGATGTATTTCCCTATTCAACGAAAGCTAACTCAGTGTATCGGTGTAGCTTATGATGGAGATAGGGTATACTGGACTAACATTGACCATGGAGAAGAAACAATTATGCGTTCTAAGATTGATGGATCAGAGATAGAGCCAGTTGTAACATCAG GCCTCAGCCTTCCAGAAGAATTGACAGTGGACTGGTTGGCTGGAAACTTGTACTTCACTGATGCTGAAGCACATCACATAGGTGTCTGCACTTTGAATGGAGACATTTGCACTGTTCTAGTGAATGCAGATGTGGATTCACCCAGAGGAATTACACTTATTCCACAGCAGGG ATATGTATTTTGGACTGACTGGGGGCAAAAACCAATGATAGCAAGAGCTGGTATGGATGGTAGTGATCCTGTGGCATTTGTAGACAGAGATCTTCAGTGGCCAAATGGGTTGGCTCTGGATTACCCTGCTGAAAGATTGTATTGGGTTGATGCAAAATTGATGATCATCGAATCCATAAAACTTGATGGGACTGACAGGAGG ATAATACTGAAAGGAATCTTAAAACATCCATATTCCATTGATGTCTTTGAGGATTCAATTTACTGGAGTGATTGGGAAGGTAGAGGTCTCCAATCATGCAACAAATTTACTGGCAAAGATCGGAAGGGGTTGTTAGCAGAAGATAGGAGACTAATTTTTGCTGTTCACATTTATCACCAAGCTCTTCATCCTCCA ACTCATAATCCATGCAGACTGGCACAATGCAGTCACCTCTGTCTCTTGGCTCCTAATGGTGGGTATACTTGTGCTTGTCCATTGGAGAAAACACTTACGGATGACAAACACCACTGCAAAG ATATGTCAAATATTCCATCCATTGTTTTAGTAAGTAATGGCCATTCcctcaaaaagataaaatacaagaTGCTAGGAAGACTGGAGGAAACTGAGGTCCCTCTGCAAATAATTAGAAATGTTGATTCCATGGCATATTCACCTCATATGG GCAGTGTAATAGTCTGTGACAACTTTCTGAAGTTGATGGTGAAGGTAAACCTTAAAACACTATCAATGTCAACCTTAATTAGTGGACAACTTGGAAAGGTTGAAGGAATGGACTTTG ATTACCTTGGTAATAACTTGTACTGGTGTGACTCGGAAAGGAAGATGGTTGAAGTTTTGAGCATGACCAATCATGAAAGGGGTGTAGTTTTGAAAGACCTAGCTGGAGAGAGACCAATGGATATTGCAGTTGTCCCAGAGGAAGG GGTAATGTTTGTCTCCCTGCTTGGAGTTGATGGGAAAGCCTATATTGACCGCTTTACTATGACTGGAAAAGGCAGGATACATGTAGTGCATGAGTCTTTGGGTGATGAGGGATTGCCTCTCACCTATGATCGTGACCTGCACAGGGTGTATTGGGCTGATCCTGCTGCTCATAGGATTGAGAGCACATCAGTGGATGGTCTTGATCGCCATGCTTGGAAAATATCTTTGTCTCATCCCCCAGTTGACCTGACATCTTtaggatcaaaaatattttttactagcTCGCACAGTGTTCATTTGTCTTGGTCTGACAAATATCACTCGACCATGAAGACAGAAAAATATAACCTGG GTGGAAATGAGCTTCCTGTACGTAAGTTGGTGGCTGTAACACCTCACTTGGATACGGACCACCCGTGCCTAAATAGGAATGGAGGGTGCAGTCATCTTTGCCTATTGGAACTAAAGAAAATG GAATGTTTCTGCCCAGTTGGTATGGTCCTTGCTAAGGACAACAAGACCTGTGTTGCACCCACTCGTTGTCGATCTGATGAGTTCCTTTGTAAGGAAGATAAAAAATGCATTCCTGAGCAGTGGAG GTGTGATGGGAAGTTTGACTGTGAAGATGGACAGGATGAGACAAAATGCCGAAGAACTTGCTCCTCATCAGAATTTACGTGTGAAAATGGAGAATGTGTACCAGAAACTGCTCACTGTGATCATCACTTTGATTGTGATGATAACTCTGATGAGCACAACTGCTATAAGGAATTATGTGATGAAG aaaCTCAATTTCAATGTCTTTCTGGCGAGTGCATCAGCAGTAGATGGAAATGTGATTCTGTTAAAGACTGTATTGATGGATCAGATGAGGAAGTGTGTGAAAGAG TAACATGCTCACCGGAGCGGGATTTCCAGTGTTCCTCAGGTACCTGTATACCATCTTCTTGGGAGTGTGATGGTGAAATAGACTGTGCTGATGGTTCAGATGAGCATGACCTTTGCAGAC GGAAAACTACTTGCAATACAAAAGAATTCACCTGCTCAAATGGATTCTGTATTGATAAAAGGCTTGTATGTGATGGTCATGATAATTGCGGAGATAGCTCGGATGAGACATGTGAAACTGTAACTGAAGCTCATACTGAACCCCCTGAATGttttgatggatttttcttctGCTCGCCTACTTCTGACATCTGTTTACCCAATTCAGCCAA GTGTAATGGAACTGCTGAATGTCCAGATTACGAAGATGAAGAAGATTGTGGTTGCAGGAATGGTGAATTTGAATGTGACAATGGTCGGTGTGTACCAAAGGACTGGGTCTGTGACAGAGTGGATGACTGTGACGATGGCTCAGATGAAGAACATTGCACCAATCAGCCAGCCTCTGGTCCCAGAAACAGAGGGAAAGCAACTGAATCAATGGAATCAACTACAG CTGAACCTTGCACAGAATTTCTTTGCTCATCGGGAGAATGCCTGCCCTACACAATGGTTTGTAACTCTGTGTCAAACTGTGCTGACGGGTCAGATGAAGGTGGACGATGTG AGTCATCTTGTAACATTAACAACCCATGCTCCAGTGTATGCCAAAAGACTCCATCAGGACCTGCCTGCTCATGCCTAGATGGATTTAAGCTCACTGGTGATGGTAAAACCTGCGTTGACATCAACGAATGTGAATTTGATGATGGCCATGGTCCATGTTCCCAGTTCTGTTCTAACACCGATGGTAGTTTTAGATGTGGTTGTATTGATGGTTTCCAGTTGCGATCAGACAGGGTGTCCTGTAAGGCAGAAG GATCACCTCTGGAGTACATATATGTTACTGGGGGGGAAATAAGGAGAGCCACTCATGACCTATCATATACAGATATTTTAGCATTGCAGCAAGATACTCCCATTTCTGGATTAGATCTCaatattcaacaaaagcaaatATATTGGATCTCAG GTGATACACTGAGTAGACTGAATGTGACCGATGGTAAGAGGAATGACATAAAAGGCCTGAACCACCCCACTAAACTTGCAGTTGACTGGATTACTGGAAATGTCTACTTGGTGGAGAAGAATCGGAATACCATGATAAAA GTGTGCAATATGGATGAGAATAAGTGCATCACTTTGAAGGAGTTTATAGCTCCATACACTATCACCAGCATGATTGTAGAACCCAATTACAG ATTACTCATCTGGAGCCAGTCATCTAACTGGATATTGGGATCAGCTGATAGTGAAATTTGGAGAATGAGTCTGGATGGAAGTAAGGTAGGGAGGGATCAAGCATTGGTTTCTGGTAATCTGAATTTGGTTAGTGGAATGGCTGTGGATCATGTTCTGCAGAGATTGTATTGGGTTGATCAGAAATTACAAACACTATCATGTATAGATCTGGATGGTGCAAATAGAAAGCTGCTGCTTCGGAAAAAA GTTCATCATCCAATTGGCCTCTCCCTATTTGAAGATCATATTTTCTGGTCCACGGCTGGGTCTGGAAAAATTACTAAGTGTAGGCGCTTCCCTCCAATGCTTTGCGACACCATTGATATGAAAGCTGTAGACATTCAGCATTTTGCACTATTGCAGCAGTCTAGACAGCCAAAGA GAAAAAACCAATGCTCCGGACACTTATGTGATGGTATATGCACCATTGCCCAGAAAGGACCAAGGTGTCTTTGTGAAGGTGGTAATACAACTGCTATTGGGCGACTCTGCAGTGGAGGGCTTGCTAAG GGCTACTCTGGACTACCTGGCTCTATAGATGACTTAGGCAGTCGTTCAGAAAGTAGTGGCACTCCTGTGGCTGGAATAGTGATTGCTCTCATCATTCTCACCATAGTCCTTGGTGGAGTTTATTACCATTACAAGAGAAGAAATGGGTCTGGAGTATTTGATGTCAG GCTACACTTTCAGAACAATGCCTTTGGTCTCCCAGCTACAGATGGCACATTTGTTAAAGCAGAGACGTTAGTGCCTGGAAAACACTATTATGACAACCCATCCTTCAAAGCAGATGGAGACCAA ACTCCAGACTGTAACGTTGATGTGACATCGGAGATGGAGCCCAGCAAGATATTCAGGCGGCCTCCTCTTGTGAGGAAGAAAGCTGCACCTAGTGCTCCTCCCAATTCTTCAACTTATGAAAGCTACGAGGATGAATCTGAGGAAGAGCCAATACAATCGGACTCACATAAAACTAAACTTATCAGGCCATGA